From the Spiribacter sp. 2438 genome, one window contains:
- a CDS encoding ABC transporter substrate-binding protein: MDKDATPQRIVSLLPGATDIVAALGLEDHLVGLSAECDAPASVMDRPRVSLTALDTHGCEPGAIDSMVRDRLARGEPIFQADAEALAGLRPDLILSQSLCDVCAATPSTLTRAAIGGATVLSLDGRDLDGLIGDVRTVADAAGMPQRGEQLAARLEQQRRAARRHPRHRPRVLAVEWPDPLFIGGHWIPHMIEEAGGETLGAPGDHSVVIPWSRVCDYAPEVILMLPCGMGLEEGGNTLPALTRQPGWAELPAVKTGEVYLLDGNRHFSRPGPGPFEGLQILAEILHGSAPAQQPGRWRRARQSELQASSRRAIGPWE; encoded by the coding sequence ATGGACAAGGACGCCACCCCGCAACGCATCGTCTCCTTACTGCCGGGTGCCACCGACATCGTCGCCGCGCTGGGACTCGAGGATCACCTGGTGGGCCTGTCCGCCGAATGTGACGCGCCGGCTTCGGTCATGGACCGGCCCCGGGTCAGCCTGACGGCCCTCGACACCCATGGCTGTGAACCCGGCGCCATCGATTCCATGGTGCGGGACCGACTGGCGCGGGGCGAGCCGATTTTCCAGGCGGACGCCGAAGCCCTCGCTGGCCTCCGGCCCGACCTGATCCTATCCCAGTCACTCTGCGACGTCTGCGCCGCCACGCCCTCGACGCTGACTCGGGCGGCGATTGGCGGGGCAACCGTGCTGTCCCTCGACGGCCGAGATCTGGACGGGTTGATCGGCGACGTGCGAACGGTAGCGGACGCCGCCGGTATGCCGCAGCGTGGCGAACAGCTGGCGGCCCGGCTCGAACAGCAACGGCGGGCGGCGCGGCGCCATCCGCGCCACCGTCCACGGGTGCTGGCGGTGGAATGGCCGGATCCGCTTTTTATTGGCGGCCACTGGATACCCCACATGATCGAGGAAGCCGGTGGTGAGACCCTCGGAGCGCCGGGCGATCACTCCGTGGTGATCCCCTGGAGCCGGGTTTGTGACTATGCTCCGGAAGTGATTCTCATGCTGCCCTGTGGCATGGGCCTCGAGGAGGGCGGCAACACTCTGCCGGCACTGACCCGGCAACCCGGCTGGGCGGAGCTTCCCGCCGTTAAAACCGGAGAGGTCTATCTGCTGGACGGCAACCGGCATTTCAGCCGCCCGGGGCCCGGGCCTTTTGAGGGTCTGCAAATACTCGCCGAAATCCTCCACGGCTCGGCGCCGGCTCAGCAGCCCGGCCGGTGGCGGCGGGCACGTCAAAGCGAACTGCAGGCATCCAGCCGGAGGGCCATCGGGCCGTGGGAATGA
- a CDS encoding SDR family NAD(P)-dependent oxidoreductase, protein METLSEQSRALVIGASGAIGSALVEHLLAHTPIQGVWAASSQPASARLMSLAERYGDRLRTLEVDITEATSIQRMGEDLAAEAKPLHLLINAFGFLHDERAGIWPEKRLEDISPEGLEANFRINTMAPMLIARHCLGLLNHRERAVFATLSARVGSIGDNRLGGWYAYRSSKAAQNMFTRGLAIECGRRARRVICLALHPGTTDSGLSRPFQARVPENKLFTPAFVAEKLLTRIDRARLEDSGGFFAWDGQPIPW, encoded by the coding sequence ATGGAAACCCTTAGCGAACAATCACGGGCTCTGGTGATTGGCGCCAGCGGCGCCATTGGATCCGCGCTGGTGGAGCATCTGCTGGCGCACACCCCGATCCAGGGGGTCTGGGCGGCCAGCAGTCAGCCGGCTTCAGCGCGACTGATGTCGCTCGCTGAGCGGTACGGCGACCGCTTGCGAACCCTGGAGGTCGATATCACCGAGGCCACCTCCATTCAGCGCATGGGCGAGGACCTGGCCGCCGAGGCCAAACCCCTGCATCTGCTGATCAATGCCTTCGGTTTCCTCCACGACGAGCGCGCCGGGATCTGGCCGGAAAAGCGTCTGGAGGACATCAGTCCCGAAGGACTGGAAGCCAATTTTCGCATCAACACCATGGCGCCGATGCTGATCGCCCGGCACTGCCTGGGGCTGCTGAATCACCGGGAGCGGGCGGTCTTCGCCACCCTGTCGGCGCGTGTGGGCAGCATTGGCGACAACCGTCTGGGGGGATGGTATGCCTACCGCTCCAGCAAGGCGGCCCAGAACATGTTTACCCGCGGGCTGGCCATTGAGTGTGGACGCCGGGCCCGGCGAGTGATCTGTCTCGCCCTGCATCCGGGCACCACCGACTCGGGTCTCTCCCGGCCTTTTCAGGCTCGAGTGCCGGAGAACAAACTGTTCACGCCGGCTTTCGTGGCCGAAAAGCTGCTGACGCGGATTGATCGGGCCCGACTCGAGGACTCCGGCGGTTTTTTTGCCTGGGATGGTCAGCCCATTCCCTGGTAG
- a CDS encoding SLC13 family permease — MTWEGWLTLAVVALVIGAMGSGRASPAGALFLGLVVLMSTASITGTEGLLTPAQAASGFGNTGLMTVGLLFVVAAGLTRTGAVASLVEPLLGRSRGLRSAQWRLLSPVAALSAFMNNTPIVALFLPVVNDLARRLGLPASRLYLPLSYAAILGGTCTLIGTSTNLIVNDLLRQTSETPALALFDLAWVGIPAVVVGLAYILLMTPWLLPDRREALAERRDPRRYTVEVEVAAGGPMVGRSIAQAGLRHLPDLFLAEIERDGHSIPAVSPDEVLQGGDRLVFVGVLESVVDLHKMRGLKPAAGAAERLKTPINERCLVEAVVSDACPLAGQSIRAGRFRERYQAAVIAVSRGGRQLSGKLGDVVLRPGDTLLLETHPSFVERQRDARDFHLVSGVNDSAPRQHHKARLSLLILAGMVGLAASPWISMLNAALVAAVLLTLTRCVDLGEAVRSVNWNVLLVIGAAIGLGQAMDNSGAAAVLGHQIIHLASDHPLIALAGIYLLTSITTEAITNNAAAVLIFPVAVAGAEALGVSPTPFVVAIMVAASAAFTTPIGYQTNLMVLGPGGYRFMDYVRFGLPLNLLVMVTALLIIPRVWPLH, encoded by the coding sequence ATGACCTGGGAAGGGTGGCTGACCCTCGCCGTCGTGGCGCTGGTCATCGGGGCCATGGGCTCCGGTCGCGCCTCCCCGGCTGGCGCCCTTTTCCTGGGGCTGGTGGTGCTGATGAGCACGGCTTCGATCACCGGCACTGAGGGTCTGTTGACACCCGCCCAGGCTGCCAGTGGCTTCGGCAATACCGGGTTGATGACCGTTGGCCTGCTGTTCGTGGTGGCCGCCGGGCTGACCCGAACGGGTGCCGTGGCGTCGCTGGTGGAACCGCTGCTTGGCCGGTCCCGGGGCCTGCGGTCTGCCCAGTGGCGACTGCTCTCGCCGGTGGCGGCTCTCAGCGCGTTCATGAACAACACGCCCATCGTCGCGCTTTTCCTGCCCGTGGTGAACGATCTGGCGCGACGACTCGGCCTGCCGGCGTCCCGGCTGTATTTGCCACTGAGCTACGCCGCCATTCTCGGCGGGACCTGCACGCTCATTGGCACCAGTACCAATCTGATTGTTAACGACCTGCTCCGCCAGACCAGTGAGACGCCGGCGCTGGCGCTGTTCGATCTGGCCTGGGTGGGCATCCCCGCCGTGGTGGTGGGGCTCGCCTACATTCTCCTGATGACCCCCTGGCTGCTGCCGGACCGCCGTGAGGCGCTGGCTGAGCGCCGGGACCCACGGCGCTATACCGTCGAGGTGGAAGTGGCGGCCGGCGGGCCCATGGTGGGCCGAAGCATTGCCCAGGCGGGCCTCCGCCATCTGCCGGATCTGTTCCTTGCGGAAATCGAGCGCGACGGCCACAGCATCCCGGCGGTGTCCCCGGACGAAGTCCTGCAGGGGGGTGACCGGCTGGTGTTCGTTGGCGTCCTCGAGTCCGTGGTGGACCTTCATAAAATGCGGGGTCTGAAACCGGCCGCCGGCGCCGCGGAGCGACTGAAAACTCCGATTAACGAGCGCTGCCTCGTGGAGGCCGTGGTCTCCGATGCCTGCCCCCTGGCGGGCCAAAGCATTCGGGCGGGCCGTTTTCGCGAGCGCTATCAGGCGGCGGTCATCGCCGTTTCCCGGGGCGGCCGCCAACTCTCCGGCAAACTGGGTGATGTGGTGCTGCGCCCCGGCGATACCCTGCTGCTGGAGACCCATCCGAGTTTCGTCGAGCGTCAGCGCGACGCCCGCGATTTTCATCTGGTGAGTGGCGTGAACGACTCAGCGCCCCGGCAGCATCACAAGGCCCGGCTGTCACTGCTCATTCTCGCTGGCATGGTTGGGCTGGCCGCCAGTCCCTGGATCAGCATGCTCAACGCGGCGCTGGTCGCCGCGGTCCTGCTCACGCTCACCCGCTGCGTGGATCTGGGTGAGGCGGTGCGGAGCGTCAACTGGAATGTCCTATTGGTGATCGGCGCCGCCATCGGCCTTGGGCAGGCGATGGACAATAGCGGCGCTGCCGCAGTGCTCGGCCACCAGATCATTCACCTGGCGTCAGACCACCCGCTAATCGCTCTGGCCGGGATTTACCTGCTGACCTCCATCACCACCGAAGCGATTACCAATAACGCCGCCGCGGTGCTCATCTTTCCGGTGGCAGTGGCGGGCGCAGAGGCGCTGGGTGTTTCCCCGACCCCCTTCGTTGTGGCGATCATGGTGGCGGCCTCCGCGGCTTTCACCACCCCCATCGGATACCAGACCAACCTCATGGTGCTGGGGCCCGGCGGCTACCGATTCATGGACTATGTCCGTTTCGGGCTCCCGCTGAATCTTCTGGTCATGGTCACTGCTCTGCTGATCATCCCCCGGGTCTGGCCTCTGCACTGA
- a CDS encoding M20/M25/M40 family metallo-hydrolase — protein sequence MASSIDSRRASDYVDRAWEEDILPALESFIRIPAKSPAFDPDWANTGHLDEAVALAEAWCRRIAPAGSQIEVIRLPGRTPLLWVDVPGTGAGEALLYGHLDKQPEASGWDDDKGPWTPVREGDRLYGRGAADDGYALFASLQAVRMLHDIGAPAPRCMLLIECAEESGSPDLPAYLAHLGPRLGSPGLVVCLDSGCADYDRLWVTTSLRGMAAGDLTVRVLDQGVHSGDASGVVPSSFRIARTLLDRLEDPATGEIRPADLAAEIPTERRQQAAKAAGVISDQLAGKFPWAGGTTAISADPAELILNRTWRAWLEIIGVDGIAPLSEAGNVLRPATTLRLSLRLPPTVPGSTATRVMAETLTADPPHGAEVSFQSGGGADGWNAPAFEGWLGDSLEAAAMNWFDQPPVFMGEGGSIPLMNLLGEQFPAARFLVTGVLGPGSNAHGPNEFLHLPMARRLTGVVAEALTAQAGAAEGSN from the coding sequence ATGGCATCCTCGATCGACTCCCGACGCGCCAGCGATTATGTGGACAGGGCGTGGGAGGAGGACATCCTTCCAGCGCTGGAGTCTTTCATCCGCATCCCGGCCAAGTCGCCGGCCTTCGATCCGGACTGGGCGAACACCGGTCATCTGGATGAGGCGGTGGCGCTGGCCGAGGCCTGGTGCCGGCGCATCGCCCCGGCGGGGAGTCAAATTGAAGTCATCCGGCTGCCAGGACGGACACCGCTGCTGTGGGTGGATGTGCCCGGCACCGGCGCCGGCGAGGCGCTCCTCTATGGCCATCTGGACAAGCAGCCGGAAGCCAGTGGCTGGGACGACGACAAGGGCCCGTGGACGCCGGTCCGCGAAGGCGACCGCCTGTACGGACGGGGCGCGGCGGACGATGGTTATGCCCTGTTCGCGTCCCTGCAGGCGGTCCGGATGCTCCATGATATCGGTGCGCCGGCTCCCCGTTGCATGCTACTCATCGAATGCGCCGAGGAAAGCGGTAGCCCGGATCTGCCCGCCTACCTGGCGCATCTGGGCCCGCGCCTGGGCTCGCCGGGGCTGGTGGTCTGCCTGGACTCCGGCTGTGCCGATTATGACCGGTTATGGGTGACCACCTCCCTGCGGGGCATGGCGGCGGGTGATCTCACGGTCCGCGTGCTCGATCAGGGGGTTCACTCCGGAGACGCCAGCGGCGTGGTGCCGTCGAGCTTTCGCATTGCCAGGACCCTGCTGGATCGGCTGGAAGATCCCGCCACCGGCGAGATCCGGCCCGCCGACCTGGCCGCGGAAATCCCCACGGAACGGCGCCAACAGGCCGCCAAGGCCGCCGGAGTCATCAGTGATCAGCTGGCGGGCAAATTTCCCTGGGCCGGCGGCACCACCGCCATCAGTGCCGACCCCGCCGAGCTGATCCTCAACCGAACCTGGCGGGCCTGGCTGGAAATTATCGGCGTTGATGGCATCGCGCCGCTCAGTGAAGCAGGCAATGTGCTGCGACCTGCCACCACCCTGCGCCTTTCGCTGCGACTGCCTCCGACGGTACCGGGCTCGACAGCCACCCGGGTCATGGCCGAGACACTGACCGCCGACCCGCCTCACGGAGCCGAGGTGAGCTTCCAGTCCGGCGGTGGTGCCGACGGCTGGAACGCACCGGCCTTTGAAGGCTGGCTGGGGGACAGCCTGGAAGCGGCGGCGATGAATTGGTTTGATCAGCCGCCGGTCTTCATGGGCGAAGGCGGCAGCATTCCGTTGATGAACCTGCTGGGTGAGCAGTTCCCGGCGGCACGGTTTCTGGTCACCGGCGTGCTCGGGCCCGGCTCCAATGCCCACGGCCCCAATGAGTTTCTGCATCTGCCCATGGCCCGTCGGTTGACCGGTGTGGTGGCCGAAGCACTGACCGCCCAGGCGGGCGCCGCGGAGGGTTCCAACTGA
- a CDS encoding ligase-associated DNA damage response exonuclease produces the protein MSQPLIQPTERGLYCAAGDFHIDPWRPVERALITHAHADHARPGHGHYWTARDGLALLRRRLGSRIHATGVDHRQTLRFGPARVSFHPAGHILGSSQIRVEVDGEVWVASGDYKRDPDPTCAPFEPVPCDTFITEATFALPVYRWPEPDQVAAEIFDWWTQNAAAGNTAVLFCYALGKAQRVLAQLPADRPGPIYLHGAVSPLTEDYREAGIPLPPTRMVSKAPPDEQYQTSLVIAPPSAAGSTWMRRFSNPSLGFASGWMRIRGNRRRRGYDRGFVISDHVDWPGLLKTFTDTGATQILTTHGRADELVRYLQEQGKTARPLATLYGEDEDDGGPV, from the coding sequence ATGAGCCAACCGCTTATCCAACCCACCGAACGCGGCCTGTATTGCGCCGCCGGCGACTTCCATATTGATCCATGGCGACCGGTTGAGCGCGCGCTGATCACCCACGCACATGCGGATCATGCCCGGCCCGGTCACGGCCATTACTGGACCGCCCGCGATGGCCTGGCGCTTCTGCGACGCCGCCTCGGTTCGCGGATTCATGCCACCGGCGTCGACCATCGGCAGACGCTGAGGTTCGGGCCCGCCCGGGTCAGTTTCCATCCGGCCGGCCATATCCTCGGCTCTTCCCAGATTCGTGTCGAGGTGGATGGCGAAGTCTGGGTCGCCTCCGGCGATTACAAACGCGACCCGGACCCAACCTGCGCGCCGTTTGAACCGGTACCCTGTGACACATTCATCACCGAAGCCACCTTCGCGCTGCCGGTTTATCGCTGGCCGGAGCCGGATCAGGTGGCGGCGGAAATCTTCGACTGGTGGACACAGAACGCCGCCGCCGGCAACACCGCGGTGCTGTTCTGCTACGCCCTCGGCAAAGCGCAGCGAGTGCTCGCCCAGCTGCCGGCGGACCGGCCGGGGCCCATTTACCTCCACGGCGCGGTGTCCCCCCTCACCGAAGACTACCGGGAGGCGGGCATTCCCCTGCCCCCCACCCGCATGGTGAGTAAGGCGCCGCCGGATGAGCAATATCAGACCAGCCTGGTGATTGCTCCCCCGAGTGCCGCCGGGTCCACCTGGATGCGACGCTTCAGCAATCCGAGCCTGGGTTTTGCCTCGGGATGGATGCGGATCCGGGGCAATCGCCGCCGGCGAGGTTATGACCGCGGCTTCGTCATCTCGGATCACGTCGACTGGCCCGGCCTCCTCAAAACCTTCACCGACACCGGCGCGACGCAGATCCTCACCACCCACGGCCGCGCCGATGAGCTGGTTCGCTACCTGCAGGAGCAGGGCAAAACCGCCCGGCCGCTGGCGACCCTTTACGGTGAAGACGAAGACGACGGGGGCCCGGTATGA